The genomic window ATACATGATGTGAGTTCATCAGTTGACAAGGTGTTACCAACCTAACAATACCAAAACCAGATTCATATCCACCCTTTTAACGCTGACTAACACAGGTGAAGTGAGCTGACAAGGTGTTACTGACCTAACAATACCCAAACTAGATTCATATTCATCCTTTTAACATTGACTAACACAGGTGAAGTGAGTTGACAAGGTGTTACTGACCTAACAATACCAAAACCAGATTCATATTCACCCTTTTTACACTGACTAACACAGGTGAAGTGAGCTGACAAGGTGTTACCGACCTAACAATACCCAAACTAGATTCATATTCACCCTTTTAACATTGACTAACACAGGTGAAGTGAGTTGACAAGGTGTTACCGACCTAACAATACCAAAACCAGATTCATATTCACCCTTTTTACACTGACTAACACAGGTGAAGTGAGTTGACAAGGTGTTACCGACCTAACAATACCCAAACTAGATTCATATTCACCCTTTTAACACTGACTAAAACAGGTGAAGTGAGATGACAAGGTGTTACTGACTAAACAATACCAAAACCAGATTCATATTCACACTTTTAACACTGACTAACACATGTGATGTGAGATGACCGGCAGATACTGACCAGCACCCAGACTGCCAGAGCAGGCAGCCCAGCCCATCATGGGCGGTATGGCCCCGACAATGGACCCCACCCaggtgttgatgatgctgatgcgtTTGAGAGGGGTGTAGGCCAGGGTGTAGAGGCCCAGGTTGAAGGCTCCCAGCATGGCCGTCAAACCGTTGACACCCACAGACAGCATCAGCAGTCCTGTCGTCCCCGAGGCCATGGCGAAAGTCACGGCATGCAGAGGGCTGAAAGCAGCGTGACACATGTACAACACTAAGGTCTGGACAGCCCACACACAGTACAGGCTGCACCTTGACAGCAGGTCGACATTAGTTACTTATTGCATGAGCACGCTCCTGCTAGTCTGCACACATTGTCAACATcccaagacagtttcagtttcaagaaggcaacAGAGCTAGAAACCTACAATATTTTGGGGATGGGTGTGGTTGTGGATGGGGGGACTCAAAGAAGGTGAAACCTGCAGGTCCACCAATCGACTGCGACCTGGCCCTGATTTTGGACTGACTGCCAAAATGAGCAAAGTAATCATGTGTCTTGCTCAGAGATATAACAACATGCAACAATATAATATCAACAGTTCCAAAAATTGAATGGCAGTGAGAAATGCAGAAATCTTAGCTGTGTGGTGCACAGGCTGTGGGTATGGAAGATGGTGGCTGAAAAGAGGGCACTGCAAATTCAAGCAGAAAGAGATAACAAGGTGAGGGAGGTCACCAGCCATGGCCAGCTTCAGCAGAAtagtattttgcacaggacaggaatcagaacCCTGCCACAgtgtgcaccagtgggtcatggtatagCATGTGTAATAAATAGGAAATTTTCCtttctaaaattacatttaagtaatatacttaccgtgacccactagtgcagactctggcaggggtctgacattcctatcctgtgcaaactactacctgcctatgcggagaaaactaaagtagctacagctgataacctccctaagtaggttacctccccccTGTGTATgcctgactagtgccctctttttccggcagccatcttgactcctgttcctgtgctgttttatttatttattttttaaactgcaacacaaacaagagaaacaaatgcAATCATCAGACAAAAAAATAATGCAAAATACCTGATATGTCCTCGAACTAGTACTCTGTTCTTGGTGCGGTTCATCTGGGAATCATATGGCACTTCAaagaactggaaaagaaaaaagaatgaataaagtgAATACATGATCAGAATGAGCAAAACAGAGTTCTaccatacacattaaaaaaaagtttttaaaaaatcattatcatatttCTTTTGAGAGATTCAGTCACAGTTACATAAATTACAAAACTGATAATTAcaatcattgttttcttttctttgttttccttgttttacCCCATCATTGACAGAATTAATGATTGACACCAactgtctttgttttccttgttttacCATCTTTGACAGATGAGGCAATCCGTTAATGATTGATGCCAactgtctttgttttccttgttttacCATCATTGACAGGTGAGGCAATCCGTTAATGATTGATGCCAAttgtctttgttttccttgttttacCATCATTGACAGGTGAGGCAATCCGTTAATGATTGATGCCAAttgtctttgttttccttgtttaacCCCATCATTGACAGGTGAGGCAATCCGTTAATGATTGATGCTAAttgtctttgttttccttgttttacCTTCATTGACAGGTGAGGCAATCCCTTAATGATTGATGGTAAttgtctttgttttccttgttttacACCATCACTGACAGGTGAGGCACTCCGTTAATGATCATTGAATGATCATTGTCAATTgtctttgttttagtttttaaatCATCTAAAAATTACTGCTAAATCCCCCTCAGTGGGGATGGTAGCACAAGGTATACTGGTAATCCCAACAGATCTAAATGGGTTAACAAACATAAtcaaaacataccacacacaaaaaaaacatgaaacattCCAGTTTGAAAGAGTTGAAGGTCAAAATGTACCTGATTAATAGAGTTGGCTGCACAGGAAGTCAGCCCGGTACCCATGGTGCACAGTGCAAAGGTCAGGGGGTCAAAGGCCCCAGGTGCCATGGCATAACCGCTCATAGTCGTTAGAACCACCAGacctgacaccacacaacacagacctgaTACATCATACAgacctgacacaacacacagacatgacacatcacacagacctgaCACAACAGACCTGACACATCACACAGacttgacacaacacacaacatacagacctgacacatcacacagacctgacacaacacacagacctgaCACATCACAGACCTGACACAACACAGATctgacacatcacacagacctgacacatcacacagacccaacacaacacacagacctgaCACATCACAGACctgacacatcacacagacctgacacaacacacagacctgacccagaaccctcagactgaaagtgaaATGTTATCATCAAGctattctgtctgcctctgtgtgtgtgtgtgtgtgtgtgtgcgtgtgtgtgcgcgcgtgcgtgtctgtgcgtctgtgtacgTGCGCACGCTCGTGCTCTAGTGTGTACGTaagtgtttgtgcctgtgttttgttttcattctgtcaAACTGACCATTGTTTTGTGCATCTTTCAACAATGTTGAACATTTCGAACCAATccttatattacatacattacaatacatatTATGTGCGCTGCATAATTCAATTTTCATCTGGATGAATAAtgcgtttttgatttgatttttgatGAATATGTTGGATGCCTTATTAATCCTAGCAAAATATGTTGTTGATTAAACTCAGAATCAGTTGCAAATAAAGAAATGTTTGCGCAACAAAACATTCAACAGCCCCTGCTTTCCTCATGCACAGCCCTACTTCCGACAAGGTGACAAAAGACATACACGTGAGTCGGATCTTGGACAGCATGAGGTAGTACTGCGGCAACTTGTGCAGATCCAACATCTGCTGTTGCCACTGGTGCTCGTCAATGGAATCAATCTTCTTCCCTGGGTTAGTCTTGTCCGGTTCGCCCGAGTCTGAGGTCACACGGATGGCTGTGGTGGGCAACAGAGCTGAGTTGTTCAGGACAGTGTGCATCACCTGGAAACAAGGCACACAATGCTCAGTACTTTTCTGACATCATTTCACCAAGCCCTAACCACACAcgaaaataaatatatacaaaatacatgaaaaaacaaaggcatacacaggctgaaaaaaaacccacacacatgcacaccgcaTACACATGGATACAGGCActaacacatgtgtgcacacacacaccacacacacatcaacaagcaGAGAAGATACAGTATTTCAATCTTGTACTTATACAAGAAGCGAAAACCTGAAGAATCACATGCTGAAAGATATCAAATAATGAAATTCTAAGAAATTAGAACCACTCAAGTCTCTTTGAAATACACCAGACGAAATAAAAGATCACATCTTCAAGCCCCTATAGACTTTGCAATGCACTGTAGGAATTATCAATCTACGATTCAAGTCTATATTTTCCAAGCATTTAGTGATCAACATTGTCAAATGGCTTTAATTTTTGAAACTGAAAAGCAGCAATTCTTACTGATGAATATCAAatacttgaattttttttctcccttttccaatgagtgggacagacaggtcatacagagacagaaatgcaggcagaaggagaagaaagagagctagagaaagagagcgagagacagagcgagtgagGGGGGCTGACAGATAGAGTATgtaaaagaggcacacacacacaaagagagatgagGGACCAAAGGAAGAGAAAACCTACACtatgaaaaacaaatgaaaatatacCGAAAAAGAATGTTTACACTTTGCAGACAGTAGGAACTGAGTGTTCAAACTTTAATCTATTTTAATTGATGCCATTACCTGCTCTGAATGAGGAATGTGGATGCTAAAAACCTCGTTTTTCTTTGGCATGAACAGTGTGAGGTCATGAGCAATGTGGCCAGCCTTGACACTGACGATCTGCTGGGCATGTCTAAAGTGAAAGGAGATGGGTTCCTCATTGTCGATGTCCACAGTCTGCACAGAGGGGACTCGGCCATCTAAAGCGGTGGATGTCTGCTGACATGGAATGTCTAAGTCTGGAGCAACTTCTCCAACTTGCATCGTCTGTGACTTGATGGCACTGGCAGCTTTGGTGCTAACAGCAGCTTTGCTGGCATGCTGCAACAAAGCCAACACATCACCATGCATCACAAAGACTGCTACGCAACTTGGGTTCAAAAACAATGTGATGAACCAAAACTTGTCATTTATTTTGTGGTCACACATGTACCAGTATCATTCTGAAATCTTTCTGACAACACTTGTTTTTCTCAGCTGGAATACTTCATTACTTGTGAACAGGACTATTATAcaatctggaaaaaaagaaaagaaagaaaaaaaaaaagaagtaaagaaacaaGTTTAACTTCAATACTGAATCTTCGAAAGTAACAAGCTTGTTTCATATGACATTTAAATTGTAATCCCGTATATGGACCAATTGCATGGATGGGCAAGGTATCTAGAAGCCGGATAAGCAGGGTTTTGGTTTTATATCGGTCATTGACACATGTACAATTTTGAAATGATCCAACATGTGCAGCCAGTCCACCACAAGCAGACTTATCAATTTCAAGTAAAATTGTTTAGGCTGAAAAAGTGAAAGGGTTTTTGTAGATTTTTCATATTATCCTGCataacttcttctttgttcacgggctgcaactcccactttcacccatatgtacgagtgggcttttacatgtgtgtatgaccatttttgcccagcaatgaaggcagccatactctgctttcgggggtgtgcatgctgggtatattcttgtttccataacccaccgaacgctgacatggattataggatctttaacccctaggctgcctatatgacgagataaatcgtcatggcaagcatgtatgcttcgctgccacaatgacgagataactcatcatcgatgctttgcattcagttcgctgacaaaaatgctggtagctttagctcgtggaatctttctagattctattcatagctagaaacaccatcaacgtcataaggcagtcctttatttgaacgttttggttgggttactggctgcagtgtttgcctggctcctctcctcgctcactcaacaaaatgtcggactgacgccgtgctcaagacatgcgatcgtggcaaactaaatcaaccaacatttctttctttagctgatgctcagaaagaattgaagagtaaatttgaagaagacagtgatgaaaatttataggatgatttgatagaaaataaagagagcaatcaagaaagtggccaagatacgactatcagtgagtgatgccagttgaacaaaccttagcagacgacagaagaagtcacaatgcactgtgtatctatctctttaagaAAAAATTTTtctggttgttctagtatgattttgtgtgcatatatccatttgtccagaaaataggatattttagtgcaaattacctaatGTTTGTAaggaacaagttgaaaatgtgacaaaaaacaaaacaatgatttcaaaacaacagcatgtcactaaaaatatatatataatgggaagacatcatgtgttttgtattctttatttatttccctttcaaaaaatatatacttttaagggtctttctccaataacaaagagcacagaattttttgaaaatttatacccgttttttgtgaaaaaaccctggcaaactgatttcacttaaatcttattttcctggcagcgaatgggttaacatgtgtatttgatcttctgcatgtgtatacacatgaagggggtccaagcactagcaggtctgcacatatgttgacctgggagatcggaaaaaactccATTCTTgatccaccaggtgccgttaccaagattcaaaccctggaccctctgactgaaagtccaacacttaaaccactcggctactgcgcccgtcatcctGCAAAACAATAATGATTGCAGTTTCAAACCTTGATGAAAGTGATGGGCATGGATTTTGCATCACAGAATACCCGTTGTTTCCCACAATTGTTCTAAAGCGAGCAATCTTGGAAGTTTGCTTTGTGCATAGTCACCTGATGTTACGACTGacccctttctgtcttctttctagaGAGCCAAGCCCAATATGGCAGCTTCATATGTTATGTCAGGCTAATAGTTTAAAATCAACTGAATTGCTTTATAACACAGGTATGTTCAGTTTAATGCATGGTTTTGTAACTCACTTGCCAGGTTTTTTTGAGCATGATGCTATTTCACTTAGTGCCACCTTTAAGTTTAACGAAagtttgtgtgatatatatatatatatatatatatatatatatatatatatatatacacacatacacacgtga from Babylonia areolata isolate BAREFJ2019XMU chromosome 1, ASM4173473v1, whole genome shotgun sequence includes these protein-coding regions:
- the LOC143281099 gene encoding protoheme IX farnesyltransferase, mitochondrial-like, with amino-acid sequence MDKSRLSLTLKRIMTVPLPSIEATPLSTSSAFAARKAPPLTYCRRIRTKHASKAAVSTKAASAIKSQTMQVGEVAPDLDIPCQQTSTALDGRVPSVQTVDIDNEEPISFHFRHAQQIVSVKAGHIAHDLTLFMPKKNEVFSIHIPHSEQVMHTVLNNSALLPTTAIRVTSDSGEPDKTNPGKKIDSIDEHQWQQQMLDLHKLPQYYLMLSKIRLTCLVVLTTMSGYAMAPGAFDPLTFALCTMGTGLTSCAANSINQFFEVPYDSQMNRTKNRVLVRGHISPLHAVTFAMASGTTGLLMLSVGVNGLTAMLGAFNLGLYTLAYTPLKRISIINTWVGSIVGAIPPMMGWAACSGSLGAGAWLLGGILYAWQFPHFNALSWNLRPDYSRAGYRMMSVVNPGLTKRVALRYCLATTGLSLAAPLVDLTTWTFAADSLPLNLYLTYLGWQFYRHGDSKSSRKLFRFTLVHLPALLILMWISKKERQSQRALEPERGGVAAKGVDGVVPS